In the Microcebus murinus isolate Inina chromosome 14, M.murinus_Inina_mat1.0, whole genome shotgun sequence genome, one interval contains:
- the MSS51 gene encoding putative protein MSS51 homolog, mitochondrial gives MAPRSRRRRHKKLPSSVAPVLVTPPTVVTPVPLTPSKPGPSIDALGFLSLENNVPGLSQLILQKLNMKSYEEYKLVVDGGIPVSGFGFRCPQEMFQRMEDTFRFCAHCKALPSGFSDSKVLRHCKRCRNVYYCGPECQKSDWPAHRRVCQELRLVAVDRLMEWLLVTGDFVLPSGPWPWPAEVVQDWDTWFSMKGSQLDATLDTVLGSHAMTTLWASVGRPRPDPDILQGSLKRLLTDALSRPLTVGLGLRALGIDVRKTGGSTVHLIGASHVETFLARPGDYDELGYMFPGHLGLRVIMVGVDVAIGFSHSTSTSPLEPGTIQLSGYRDLYHDFWEEQVETGQIARPDLAVAFHPGFHSSPDLMEAWLPTLLLLRDYKIPTLITVYSHQELASSLQILVELDTHITAYGANPFTSLKPEQVYSNPNKQPVYCSAYYIMFLGRSCQLDKRQLDEKVDGGV, from the exons ATGGCTCCACGGTCCCGGCGACGAAGGCACAAGAAACTCCCTTCATCTGTGGCCCCCGTGCTTGTGACCCCACCCACAGTTGTGACCCCTGTTCCTCTGACTCCCTCAAAACCTGGCCCTAGCATTGATGCACTTGGCTTCTTATCCTTGGAGAATAATGTTCCTGGCCTATCCCAGTTGATCCTTCAAAAGCTGAACATGAAAAGTTATGAAGAATACAA GCTGGTGGTAGATGGGGGTATCCCTGTATCAGGCTTTGGATTTCGATGTCCTCAAGAAATGTTCCAGAGGATGGAGGACACATTCAGATTCTGTGCTCACTGTAAAGCACTCCCTAGTGGCTTTTCAGACTCCAAGGTCCTCCGGCACTGCAAAAG GTGCAGAAATGTCTATTACTGTGGTCCAGAGTGCCAGAAGTCAGACTGGCCAGCACACAGGAGGGTTTGTCAAGAGCTTCGTCTTGTGGCTGTGGACCGTCTCATGGAATGGCTTCTGGTCACAG GCGATTTTGTCCTACCCTCAGGACCTTGGCCATGGCCAGCTGAAGTTGTACAAGACTGGGACACTTGGTTTTCTATGAAAGGGTCACAGCTAGATGCTACACTGGATACTGTACTAGGTAGTCATGCCATGACCACCCTATGGGCCAGTGTAGGACGGCCAAGGCCAGACCCAGATATCCTGCAGGGATCATTGAAGCGGCTACTGACAGATGCCCTGTCAAGGCCCTTGACAGTGGGCCTAGGGCTTAGGGCCTTGGGGATAGATGTTAGGAAGACTGGGGGAAGCACAGTACATTTGATTGGTGCTTCCCATGTGGAGACATTTCTTGCTCGCCCTGGGGACTATGATGAGCTTGGCTACATGTTTCCTGGACACCTTGGACTCCGTGTGATTATGGTCGGTGTAGATGTGGCTATTGGCTTTTCTCACAGCACCTCAACTTCACCCCTGGAACCTGGCACAATTCAGCTTAGTGGCTACAGGGACCTCTATCATGACTTCTGGGAGGAGCAGGTAGAGACGGGGCAGATAGCCCGTCCAGATTTGGCAGTGGCATTCCATCCAG GTTTCCATTCCTCCCCAGACTTGATGGAAGCTTGGCTGCCCACCTTGTTGCTTCTTCGTGACTACAAGATCCCTACATTGATTACTGTTTACAG CCATCAGGAATTGGCATCCTCTTTGCAGATTCTGGTGGAACTGGATACACATATCACTGCCTATGGGGCTAATCCTTTCACGTCCCTCAAACCTGAACAGGTCTATTCCAACCCCAACAAGCAGCCAGTATACTGCAGTGCCTACTATATCATGTTTCTTGGAAGGTCCTGCCAGCTGGATAAAAGGCAATTGGATGAGAAAGTAGATGGTGGAGTTTAA